One Chryseobacterium wanjuense genomic region harbors:
- a CDS encoding SusC/RagA family TonB-linked outer membrane protein — MSLKNTNKNLKPLIAPLFLLASGFVFGQTTTKDSAKTKDIEEVVVIGYGKVKKSDLTGSVSSVSAKDLAATPAMNALQALQGRAAGLNIVTAGGAPGAGANVTLRGGASITQGTEPLYIVDGFQLDNALNVINPNDIESIDVLKGASAIAIYGARGSNGIIVIKTKTGKKGRTTVNYNSFMSFDMLSKKLDMVSKSEEYVKYQYELAQLAGKTTQWSNVFDNSLGTDTPGFYTGVFGRINSRYASAPALDWQEKMLGGTGTTQNQNVNISVGNEKTQAYISYNYNKQDGLLQNYSETRNSLRANINSELYKGIRVDFSSMFNSNSTNGGGAYSGMKKILLQPITGGTKFTQDELFNTQTYGDYSGLDSSFDTENPYIETQASTSNRRFRSFVANAGIEFDFLKNFTFRTAGSYNWNNSKSTSFSDANSRAYLTDPVNTGINGSIGNSENYRYQITNTLTYNKTFAEKHKVTVLVGQEAVYQEAESSSMRLIKFPLFNYGLDDITNATVADKNVDHSSYAMSSFFGRVNYSYDDRYLLTATFRRDGSSKFGSNKKWGNFPSVAAAWRVSQESFWQNSKINNIFNDLKLRFEYGITGNNDIGNSLYTTNLVLTTYPSNNDPNNPALTTSSTVGNKNLQWEEMKATNIGVDMAFFNSRIRLTSEFYNNDVNKMLLPVGLPVSTGYTTRYENIAVMRNRGMEFTLNTINVKSGAFRWSTDANIGFNKSKVLALDGRDNRPFSVGGSRSGMVTYYAKVGEQLGDMYGYVYQGVYTTDDFIQGPNGTLTLKPGVVKPATGTPKPGDMKFAADNEAGDQFTRKLVKIGNGTPDFIGGISNNFTYKGFDLAVFMKFSVGGDIYNATKQSLSPYAMFQNVPSEFGNNYYRLIDPNTGQATTNLERLKELNPDENSRLWSLSNTNTANIAYPSSYYVEDGSYLRIAQLTLGYSFNKEFLQRIAVTNARIYVTVNNVATITGYSGYDPEVSAATGVAITPGYDTSSYPRSRSYVLGINLTF, encoded by the coding sequence ATGTCTTTAAAAAATACAAACAAGAATTTAAAGCCATTAATTGCACCTTTATTTCTGCTTGCATCTGGTTTTGTCTTTGGGCAAACAACAACTAAGGATTCTGCAAAAACGAAAGATATCGAAGAGGTTGTTGTTATCGGCTACGGCAAAGTAAAAAAATCTGATCTTACGGGATCGGTATCTTCTGTTTCGGCAAAAGATCTTGCGGCAACACCGGCCATGAACGCTTTGCAGGCATTACAGGGAAGAGCTGCCGGTCTTAATATCGTCACAGCAGGCGGTGCTCCGGGAGCAGGAGCCAACGTTACCCTTCGTGGGGGTGCATCTATTACCCAGGGTACGGAACCACTTTATATTGTAGATGGCTTCCAGCTGGATAATGCATTGAATGTTATCAATCCAAATGATATAGAAAGTATTGATGTATTAAAAGGAGCTTCTGCGATTGCGATCTATGGAGCACGTGGTTCCAACGGTATTATTGTAATTAAAACAAAAACCGGAAAAAAGGGCAGAACGACTGTTAATTACAACTCTTTTATGTCATTCGACATGCTTTCGAAGAAGCTGGATATGGTTTCCAAATCGGAAGAGTATGTGAAATATCAATACGAACTGGCACAGCTTGCAGGAAAAACAACACAATGGAGCAATGTTTTCGATAATAGCTTAGGGACTGATACTCCAGGATTTTATACAGGAGTTTTTGGAAGAATCAACAGTAGATATGCATCGGCTCCTGCATTGGATTGGCAAGAAAAAATGCTTGGTGGGACGGGGACAACTCAAAACCAGAATGTCAACATTTCTGTAGGAAATGAAAAAACTCAGGCATACATAAGTTATAATTATAATAAACAGGATGGATTATTACAAAATTACAGTGAAACCAGAAATTCACTGCGTGCTAATATCAATTCTGAATTATATAAAGGAATAAGAGTAGACTTCAGTTCTATGTTCAATTCCAATTCAACTAATGGAGGAGGAGCATATTCCGGAATGAAAAAAATCCTTCTTCAACCAATTACTGGAGGAACAAAATTTACCCAGGATGAGTTGTTCAATACACAGACCTATGGTGATTATTCGGGATTGGATTCCAGCTTCGATACAGAAAACCCGTATATAGAAACTCAGGCATCTACATCCAACAGACGTTTCAGATCATTTGTAGCTAATGCGGGTATTGAATTTGATTTTCTGAAAAATTTCACATTCAGAACGGCAGGATCTTATAACTGGAATAATAGCAAATCTACTTCATTTTCAGATGCAAATTCCCGTGCTTATCTTACAGATCCTGTAAATACAGGGATCAATGGAAGTATCGGAAATTCAGAAAATTACCGTTATCAGATTACGAATACTTTAACATATAATAAAACATTCGCAGAAAAACATAAAGTTACTGTTTTGGTAGGGCAAGAAGCTGTTTATCAGGAAGCTGAAAGTAGCAGTATGAGATTGATCAAATTTCCACTCTTTAATTATGGATTAGATGATATCACCAATGCAACAGTGGCCGATAAAAATGTAGATCACTCAAGCTATGCGATGAGTTCTTTCTTTGGGCGTGTAAACTATAGCTATGATGACCGTTATTTATTGACAGCTACTTTTCGTAGAGATGGATCTTCAAAATTTGGTTCAAATAAAAAGTGGGGAAATTTCCCGTCAGTAGCAGCAGCATGGCGTGTCTCTCAGGAAAGTTTCTGGCAAAACAGCAAGATTAATAATATTTTTAATGATCTGAAATTAAGATTTGAATACGGTATTACAGGAAATAATGATATTGGAAACAGCTTGTACACAACAAACTTAGTGCTTACGACTTATCCTTCCAACAATGATCCTAATAATCCGGCACTTACAACAAGCTCTACTGTGGGGAATAAAAATTTGCAGTGGGAAGAGATGAAAGCAACGAATATTGGGGTAGATATGGCGTTTTTCAATAGCAGGATAAGATTAACTTCAGAATTTTACAATAATGATGTAAATAAAATGTTGCTACCAGTTGGGCTGCCGGTGTCTACAGGCTATACAACACGATATGAAAATATAGCAGTGATGAGAAACCGCGGTATGGAATTTACACTTAATACCATTAACGTAAAATCCGGAGCCTTCAGATGGTCGACAGACGCTAATATTGGTTTCAATAAGTCTAAAGTTCTTGCTTTGGATGGAAGAGACAACAGACCTTTCAGCGTTGGCGGAAGCAGATCCGGGATGGTAACTTATTATGCTAAAGTAGGCGAACAGCTGGGAGATATGTACGGATATGTTTATCAGGGAGTTTATACGACTGATGACTTTATTCAGGGGCCAAACGGAACACTTACTTTAAAACCGGGGGTTGTAAAACCTGCTACGGGAACTCCTAAACCGGGAGATATGAAATTTGCCGCAGATAATGAAGCGGGAGATCAGTTTACAAGAAAATTAGTAAAAATAGGAAACGGAACACCTGATTTTATTGGGGGAATCAGCAATAATTTTACTTACAAAGGGTTTGATCTGGCTGTATTCATGAAATTCAGCGTTGGTGGTGATATTTACAATGCGACAAAACAAAGTTTAAGTCCTTACGCTATGTTTCAGAACGTACCTTCGGAATTCGGAAATAATTATTATCGTTTAATAGATCCAAATACAGGACAGGCAACAACAAATTTAGAAAGATTAAAAGAGCTTAACCCGGATGAAAATTCAAGACTTTGGAGTTTAAGCAATACGAATACTGCAAATATAGCCTATCCATCATCATATTATGTGGAAGACGGCTCTTATCTGAGAATTGCTCAGTTAACGCTTGGCTATAGTTTTAATAAAGAATTTTTACAGCGTATTGCGGTAACTAATGCGCGCATCTACGTTACAGTGAACAATGTGGCTACAATTACAGGGTACTCTGGTTATGACCCTGAAGTTTCAGCAGCAACAGGAGTGGCGATCACGCCTGGATATGATACTTCATCTTACCCACGTTCAAGAAGTTATGTTCTTGGTATCAATTTAACTTTTTAA
- the rhaT gene encoding L-rhamnose/proton symporter RhaT, with the protein MNALLGVFFHFLGGFSSGSFYLPYKKVKGWSWETYWLIGGIVSWIIVPPLAAFLTIPNFWEIIQNESSSILGLTFLFGALWGIGGFTYGLGVRYLGVALGSSIILGLCMVFGSLVPSIYYEFSPQTGKDNIGLMLSSKWGQMVLLGLFVCVIGIIISGKAGMMKEKELQTDSLDPHGTQVKTEYKFGLGLIVSIISGVLSACFNFGLEAGKPMATVANELWKNANPGQGEFLFQNNVTYVVVLWGGMAVNLIGCLYLAIKNKSYTDYTKRNVPVLSNLIFCAMAGTMWFLQFFFYGMGESKMGNGASSWILHMAFIILIANLWGIIIKEWKGVSKKTTTTIAIGMTVMFISILIVGYGNSLR; encoded by the coding sequence ATGAATGCATTATTAGGAGTTTTTTTTCATTTTTTAGGAGGCTTTTCTTCAGGAAGTTTTTACTTGCCGTATAAAAAAGTCAAAGGATGGTCTTGGGAAACATATTGGTTGATAGGAGGAATTGTCTCATGGATCATCGTTCCGCCGTTGGCTGCTTTTCTTACCATTCCTAATTTTTGGGAAATTATACAGAATGAGAGTTCTTCCATATTGGGACTGACGTTTTTGTTCGGTGCCTTGTGGGGAATTGGAGGTTTTACTTATGGTTTGGGAGTCCGATATTTGGGGGTAGCGCTCGGAAGCAGCATTATTTTGGGGCTTTGCATGGTTTTTGGCTCGCTGGTTCCTTCGATTTATTATGAATTTTCTCCGCAAACAGGGAAAGATAATATCGGTTTAATGCTTTCCAGTAAATGGGGACAGATGGTTTTATTAGGATTATTTGTCTGCGTTATCGGAATCATCATCAGTGGAAAAGCAGGGATGATGAAGGAAAAGGAATTACAGACAGATTCTTTGGATCCTCATGGGACACAGGTAAAAACGGAATATAAATTCGGATTGGGATTAATAGTTTCCATCATATCAGGAGTATTAAGTGCATGCTTCAATTTTGGACTGGAAGCCGGAAAACCAATGGCAACCGTAGCCAACGAATTGTGGAAAAACGCAAATCCGGGACAGGGAGAATTCCTTTTTCAAAACAATGTAACATATGTCGTTGTGCTTTGGGGCGGGATGGCAGTGAACCTGATAGGTTGTTTATATCTTGCCATTAAAAATAAATCGTATACCGACTACACCAAAAGAAATGTGCCTGTTTTGAGCAATCTTATTTTCTGTGCAATGGCCGGAACAATGTGGTTTTTACAGTTCTTCTTCTACGGAATGGGAGAAAGTAAAATGGGAAATGGCGCCAGCTCGTGGATCTTACACATGGCTTTTATTATTTTAATTGCCAATTTATGGGGGATCATCATAAAGGAATGGAAAGGTGTTTCCAAAAAAACAACTACCACCATTGCTATTGGAATGACGGTGATGTTTATTTCAATTTTAATTGTAGGATACGGTAATTCTTTGAGATAA
- a CDS encoding glycoside hydrolase family 88/105 protein has product MKKVIMRSAVFILIFGALSSCSVQKQASAKNNNLPDKKEVLEVSRRANQYFMNKWPDTGKEIVGKKVWPSNLWTRAVYYEGLMALYKVDPKKEYYDYAISWSENHKWNMMRDTYTRNADNQACGQTYLDLYEIDGKKNPERIKFVKASMDSMIASKKSDDWWWIDALQMGMPIFTKLGRITGEQKYFDKNYEMYAFTKYKHGGNGLYNPKDKLWWRDKSFVPPYKEPNGEDCYWSRGNGWVVAALARTLEDTPKSDAHYQEYLQDYKDLLSALPPIQREDGFWNVSLHDPTNFGGKEMTGTALFVYGMAYGINKGLIDREKYLPVVIKAWNAIVKDSVQPNGFLGWVQGTGKEPKDGQPLAIDKQPDFEDYGLGCLLLAASEVYQLK; this is encoded by the coding sequence ATGAAAAAGGTAATAATGAGAAGTGCTGTTTTTATACTGATATTCGGGGCTTTATCCTCGTGTTCCGTTCAAAAACAGGCATCAGCTAAAAATAATAATCTGCCTGATAAAAAAGAAGTGTTGGAAGTTTCAAGGCGGGCTAACCAATATTTCATGAACAAATGGCCGGACACGGGAAAAGAAATTGTAGGTAAAAAAGTATGGCCAAGCAACTTGTGGACGCGCGCGGTTTATTATGAAGGATTGATGGCACTGTATAAAGTAGATCCGAAAAAAGAATATTACGATTACGCAATTTCATGGTCAGAAAATCACAAATGGAACATGATGCGTGACACTTACACGCGTAATGCAGACAATCAGGCTTGCGGACAAACCTATCTGGATCTTTATGAAATTGACGGCAAAAAGAATCCGGAGAGAATTAAATTTGTTAAAGCTTCGATGGACAGTATGATCGCTTCCAAAAAATCCGATGACTGGTGGTGGATCGATGCTTTGCAAATGGGAATGCCGATCTTTACGAAGTTGGGAAGAATTACCGGAGAGCAGAAATATTTCGATAAAAACTACGAAATGTATGCCTTTACAAAATACAAGCACGGTGGAAACGGCCTTTACAACCCTAAAGACAAACTTTGGTGGAGAGATAAAAGTTTTGTTCCACCTTATAAAGAACCGAATGGTGAAGATTGCTACTGGAGCCGCGGAAATGGCTGGGTAGTGGCTGCTTTGGCCAGAACATTGGAAGATACCCCAAAATCCGACGCTCATTATCAGGAATATTTGCAGGATTACAAAGATTTGTTGTCTGCGTTGCCTCCGATTCAGAGAGAAGACGGATTCTGGAATGTAAGTCTGCATGATCCTACCAATTTCGGAGGAAAAGAAATGACAGGAACCGCTCTTTTCGTATACGGAATGGCGTATGGAATCAATAAAGGATTGATTGACAGAGAAAAGTATTTACCTGTTGTTATTAAAGCCTGGAATGCTATTGTTAAAGATTCTGTTCAGCCGAATGGATTTTTGGGCTGGGTACAGGGAACCGGGAAAGAACCGAAAGATGGTCAGCCTCTTGCCATCGATAAGCAACCGGATTTTGAAGATTACGGTTTGGGTTGTCTGTTGCTTGCAGCGAGCGAGGTTTATCAATTGAAATAG
- a CDS encoding rhamnogalacturonan acetylesterase encodes MKFKIIIPLLLAVFLGVSFQKLQDKPVLYIIGDSTVQNGSGKGSDSLWGWGSFMNLYLNTNKIEIQNHAKGGRSSRTFITEGRWDSIMKTIKKGDYVLMQFGHNDGGELADTLRARGTIKGIGEESKDIYNPIHKVNETVYTYGHYMRKYAQEAKAKGAIPIIVSPIPRNDFDKSGKIKKDQYGIWAQQVAQQTGAYFIDLNKMVIEKYQEMGQEKVKAFFPKDHTHTNKEGAVLNAELVTKGIKDLKSCELKKYIK; translated from the coding sequence ATGAAATTTAAAATTATCATTCCGCTTCTATTAGCAGTGTTTTTAGGAGTTTCATTTCAAAAACTTCAGGACAAACCTGTTCTTTACATTATCGGTGATTCCACGGTGCAAAACGGTTCAGGCAAAGGCTCAGATTCACTTTGGGGCTGGGGAAGTTTTATGAATTTATATTTAAATACAAATAAAATTGAAATTCAGAATCATGCAAAAGGAGGCAGAAGCAGTCGAACATTTATAACGGAAGGTCGTTGGGATTCGATTATGAAAACGATTAAAAAAGGAGACTATGTTTTAATGCAGTTTGGTCACAATGATGGGGGTGAACTGGCAGATACATTGCGGGCAAGAGGCACGATCAAAGGTATTGGAGAAGAGTCAAAAGATATCTATAATCCAATTCATAAAGTGAACGAAACCGTTTATACGTACGGGCATTATATGAGAAAGTATGCTCAGGAAGCAAAAGCTAAAGGCGCAATTCCTATTATTGTTTCTCCAATTCCGAGAAATGATTTTGATAAAAGCGGGAAAATAAAAAAAGATCAATACGGAATTTGGGCACAGCAAGTTGCACAACAAACAGGAGCTTATTTTATTGATTTAAATAAAATGGTCATCGAAAAATATCAGGAAATGGGACAGGAAAAAGTGAAAGCTTTCTTCCCGAAAGACCATACCCATACTAATAAAGAAGGAGCTGTCTTAAATGCAGAATTGGTGACTAAAGGAATTAAGGATTTAAAAAGTTGCGAACTGAAAAAATATATAAAATAA
- a CDS encoding rhamnogalacturonan lyase, giving the protein MNIKFNLIILTVLFSQSISAQRQMEYLKRGIVAIPAESGIFVSWRLLGTEPQNTHFDLYRIENNSTKKLNEKPLLNETSFLDKTADKRKNYTYFVKSNTKNQEIDQDSAKYTASQKPYFSIPLKTPAGYTPNDISVADLDGDGEYEIILHQTGQSRDNSQKGITDPPVIQAYKLNGKFLWEINLGKNIREGAHYTQFLVYDLDQDGKAEVVMKTADGSKDGKGKVIGDATKNYVNENGFILSGPEYLTVFNGETGEEINTVNYQVPRFAGSLNPTDEQMTETWGDAKGNRIDRFLGAVAYLDGKNPSVIMSRGYYTRTAIAAWDYKDKKLSLRWLFDTESSEENKKFRGQGNHNLSIADVDNDGKDEIVFGAMTVDDNGKVLNSTGFGHGDALHVGDLDPSHPGLEIFDIQERFDDAGAHFRDGATGKVLWKLPSLIYSKQGKFQGPGRGLSLNIDPRHEGSECWAAGAGVKGLYDAKGNKISNKNPAVNMGIYWDGDFLSEILDGTTVSKWNWKNEKSNLIFDAKDFQCESNNGTKKNPSLVADLFGDWREELIYRTSDNQELRIFSSTIPTKHRLYTLMHNPQYRLSIVWQNVGYNQPPHTDYYLDESVKEVPKPNIYTEK; this is encoded by the coding sequence ATGAATATAAAATTTAACTTAATTATACTTACGGTTCTTTTTTCACAATCCATTTCAGCACAGAGACAAATGGAATACCTGAAAAGAGGAATTGTCGCTATACCTGCAGAATCAGGCATTTTTGTAAGCTGGAGATTACTCGGAACAGAACCTCAGAATACTCATTTTGATCTCTATCGGATTGAAAATAATTCAACTAAAAAACTGAATGAAAAGCCATTGCTTAATGAAACCAGCTTTTTAGACAAAACAGCAGATAAAAGAAAAAATTACACATATTTTGTAAAGTCAAATACCAAAAATCAGGAGATCGATCAGGATTCTGCAAAATATACAGCTTCTCAAAAGCCGTATTTTTCAATTCCTTTGAAAACACCAGCCGGATATACGCCCAATGATATTTCAGTTGCAGATCTTGACGGTGATGGTGAATACGAGATCATCCTTCATCAAACGGGACAATCCCGCGACAACAGCCAGAAAGGGATCACAGATCCTCCGGTTATCCAGGCTTATAAATTGAATGGGAAGTTTTTATGGGAAATTAATTTAGGGAAAAATATTAGGGAAGGGGCACATTATACCCAGTTTTTGGTGTACGATTTAGACCAGGACGGTAAAGCGGAAGTGGTGATGAAAACAGCGGACGGAAGTAAGGATGGCAAAGGAAAAGTTATCGGAGATGCCACAAAAAATTACGTCAATGAAAACGGATTTATCCTTTCCGGACCAGAATATCTGACCGTTTTTAACGGAGAGACAGGTGAGGAAATTAATACAGTCAATTATCAGGTTCCAAGATTTGCAGGCAGTTTGAATCCTACTGATGAACAAATGACCGAAACCTGGGGCGATGCAAAAGGAAACCGGATAGATCGGTTTTTGGGCGCAGTTGCGTATCTTGATGGGAAAAACCCAAGTGTGATTATGTCGAGGGGATATTACACCCGAACGGCGATTGCAGCCTGGGATTACAAAGATAAAAAGCTCAGCTTGCGATGGTTATTTGATACGGAAAGCTCGGAAGAAAACAAGAAATTTCGCGGACAGGGAAACCATAATCTGAGCATTGCAGATGTTGATAACGACGGGAAAGATGAGATCGTTTTTGGCGCCATGACGGTCGATGACAACGGGAAAGTTTTAAACAGCACAGGATTTGGTCATGGTGATGCTTTGCACGTCGGTGATCTCGACCCTTCTCATCCCGGATTGGAAATTTTCGACATTCAGGAAAGGTTTGACGATGCGGGAGCACATTTCAGAGATGGTGCAACAGGAAAGGTTTTATGGAAATTACCTTCTTTGATTTATAGTAAGCAAGGCAAATTCCAAGGTCCCGGAAGAGGATTATCTTTAAATATCGATCCCCGTCACGAAGGATCAGAATGTTGGGCTGCAGGAGCGGGAGTGAAGGGGCTTTATGATGCCAAAGGAAATAAAATAAGTAATAAAAATCCGGCTGTTAATATGGGAATTTATTGGGACGGCGATTTTTTAAGCGAAATTTTAGATGGAACTACGGTATCAAAATGGAATTGGAAAAATGAGAAATCAAACTTAATATTTGATGCTAAAGATTTTCAGTGTGAATCCAACAACGGGACGAAGAAAAACCCTTCGTTGGTAGCAGATTTATTCGGAGACTGGCGGGAAGAATTGATCTACAGGACTTCAGATAATCAGGAGCTTAGAATCTTTAGTTCAACTATTCCTACAAAGCATCGTTTGTATACTTTGATGCACAATCCGCAATATCGTTTGAGCATCGTTTGGCAAAATGTAGGCTACAATCAGCCCCCACATACGGATTATTATCTTGATGAATCAGTGAAAGAAGTGCCAAAACCGAATATTTATACGGAAAAATAA
- a CDS encoding glycosyl hydrolase: protein MKIKNIICLSVICLAFGNLSAQNPWPPTTNTAQPWTRWWWMGNAVDEKGLDKQLTTLHKAGFGGVEIVPIYGAKGFENQYINYLSPEWMKMLQFTTNKAKSMNMGVDMAVGTGWPIGGPQVDEQDAATKMIVQTYTISSGEKFSEKIVLKDEKLKNLKRIKLNIVTAYNEKNEAIVLTEKITSDGSLNWKPDSGKWTVYAVFTGKTLQKVKRAAPGGEGYTLDHFSPDATKDYLKTFDKAFGNSNYGVRSFFNDSYEVFNADWTPDFTNEFKKRRGYDLSPYIKYLVSDEDNEITTRIKSDYRETLSELILNNFADNFTSWADSKNSKNTNQAHGSPGNLLDLYAAVDIPESETFGSTVFDIPGLRRDSADVQKSDIPDINMLKFASSAANVTGKPLISNETFTWLTEHFKTSWSQAKPEVEQVFLSGINHVFYHGTTYTPADVPFPGWLFYASVNFVPENSLWPHLKGLNSYIERTQSVLQSGKSDNEVLMYWPIYDQWANPKGKDMAFKVHNVEKWLQPTPFYQDLTKLSKIGYSLDMISDKMIGESTFQNQRIQTTDKGSSYQVLIIPELKYLPETTLNHILKLAENGASVVFQNEPKDIPGYFEVEKRRNELTSLWNKIPFQNQGETMKIATFGKGKIILSFDVAKGLEYLRIEREKLTETGLKFVRRTFDGGKYYFIVNHTSKEINQFVPMNYTGKQTTIMNPENGDFGVAEVQNNLVKIQLKPGESLVLKTVENPDKSIPKWKYIEKTDSPIILNQPWHLSFKEGGPELPKSRNLKKLEPWTNFSEDPATQSFSGTGVYTTTLNLNKKNADDYLLKFDKLYESAKVIVNGQDAGIVWSIPFEINIGKYLKKGKNTIQIEVCNLMANRIRYMDQNKIQWRNYHEINFVNIDYKAFDASNWKVQPSGLDGQIQLMPLHYSK, encoded by the coding sequence ATGAAAATTAAAAATATAATCTGTCTAAGTGTCATCTGTCTTGCCTTCGGAAATCTTTCCGCACAAAACCCATGGCCGCCAACTACAAACACCGCCCAACCGTGGACGCGCTGGTGGTGGATGGGAAATGCCGTTGACGAAAAAGGACTGGATAAACAGCTGACAACACTTCATAAAGCAGGTTTTGGAGGCGTAGAAATCGTTCCGATTTACGGAGCAAAAGGATTTGAAAATCAATACATCAATTACCTTTCTCCAGAGTGGATGAAAATGCTTCAATTTACCACAAACAAAGCCAAAAGCATGAATATGGGTGTTGATATGGCTGTCGGAACAGGCTGGCCGATCGGTGGACCTCAGGTTGATGAACAGGATGCTGCAACCAAAATGATCGTTCAGACTTACACCATTTCATCGGGTGAAAAATTTTCAGAAAAAATTGTTTTAAAAGATGAAAAGTTAAAGAATTTAAAAAGGATAAAATTAAACATTGTAACCGCTTATAACGAAAAAAATGAAGCGATTGTCTTAACTGAAAAAATCACCAGCGACGGCTCTCTCAACTGGAAACCTGATTCCGGAAAATGGACAGTTTATGCAGTTTTTACAGGGAAAACTTTGCAAAAAGTAAAACGTGCCGCTCCGGGTGGAGAGGGATATACTTTAGACCATTTTTCACCTGATGCCACCAAAGATTATTTGAAAACTTTCGATAAAGCTTTTGGAAATTCCAACTATGGGGTTCGTTCTTTTTTTAATGATAGTTATGAAGTCTTCAATGCCGACTGGACGCCTGATTTTACAAATGAATTTAAAAAAAGGAGAGGGTACGATCTAAGTCCGTACATCAAATATTTGGTGAGCGATGAGGATAATGAAATTACAACAAGAATAAAATCCGATTACCGCGAAACGCTGAGTGAATTGATTTTAAATAATTTTGCCGATAATTTCACCAGCTGGGCAGATTCGAAAAACTCAAAAAATACCAATCAGGCACACGGGTCGCCCGGAAATTTGCTTGATTTGTACGCTGCAGTCGATATTCCTGAATCTGAAACATTCGGAAGTACTGTTTTTGATATTCCGGGGTTGAGAAGGGATAGTGCAGATGTTCAAAAATCCGATATTCCAGATATTAATATGCTGAAATTTGCATCTTCGGCTGCAAATGTTACAGGAAAACCATTGATATCCAACGAAACTTTCACTTGGCTGACGGAACATTTTAAAACCTCCTGGTCACAGGCAAAACCGGAAGTGGAGCAGGTTTTTTTATCAGGAATCAATCACGTTTTTTATCATGGGACAACGTATACACCTGCCGATGTTCCGTTTCCGGGATGGCTGTTTTATGCCTCGGTGAATTTTGTTCCTGAAAACAGCCTTTGGCCGCATTTGAAAGGTCTCAATTCTTATATCGAACGTACCCAAAGTGTTTTACAGAGCGGAAAATCCGATAACGAAGTTTTAATGTACTGGCCAATTTACGACCAATGGGCGAATCCGAAAGGGAAAGATATGGCCTTTAAAGTTCATAACGTTGAAAAATGGCTGCAGCCGACACCTTTTTATCAAGATCTGACGAAGCTGAGCAAAATTGGATATTCGTTGGATATGATTTCGGATAAAATGATTGGCGAGTCAACATTTCAAAATCAAAGAATTCAGACGACGGATAAAGGTTCTTCTTATCAGGTTTTAATTATTCCTGAATTAAAATATTTACCGGAAACTACCTTAAATCATATTTTAAAATTAGCCGAAAACGGCGCTTCCGTTGTTTTTCAAAACGAACCGAAAGATATTCCGGGATATTTTGAAGTTGAAAAAAGAAGGAATGAATTAACATCGTTGTGGAACAAAATTCCGTTTCAAAATCAAGGTGAAACTATGAAAATTGCAACATTCGGAAAAGGAAAAATTATTTTAAGTTTTGATGTTGCAAAAGGATTGGAATATTTAAGAATAGAAAGAGAAAAATTAACGGAAACCGGATTGAAGTTTGTGAGAAGAACCTTTGATGGTGGAAAATATTATTTCATTGTTAATCATACTTCAAAGGAGATCAATCAATTTGTCCCGATGAATTATACAGGAAAGCAAACAACGATAATGAACCCTGAAAATGGAGATTTTGGTGTTGCTGAAGTACAGAATAATTTAGTTAAAATCCAGCTGAAACCGGGAGAATCTTTAGTATTAAAAACTGTTGAAAATCCCGATAAATCAATCCCAAAATGGAAATACATTGAAAAAACAGATTCTCCGATTATTTTGAATCAACCTTGGCATTTGAGTTTCAAGGAAGGCGGTCCCGAACTTCCGAAATCCAGAAATTTAAAAAAGCTTGAACCCTGGACAAATTTTTCAGAAGACCCTGCTACACAAAGCTTTTCAGGAACGGGTGTTTACACAACAACTTTGAATTTAAACAAGAAAAATGCAGACGATTATCTTTTAAAATTTGACAAATTGTACGAAAGTGCAAAAGTGATTGTCAATGGTCAGGATGCGGGGATTGTATGGAGTATTCCGTTTGAAATAAACATTGGAAAATACCTTAAAAAAGGTAAAAATACCATTCAGATTGAGGTGTGTAATCTGATGGCAAACAGAATCCGATACATGGATCAGAACAAAATCCAATGGCGGAATTACCATGAAATCAATTTTGTAAATATTGATTATAAAGCTTTTGATGCTTCCAATTGGAAAGTTCAGCCTTCAGGATTGGATGGACAGATTCAGTTGATGCCTTTGCATTATTCAAAATAA